From Streptomyces qinzhouensis, one genomic window encodes:
- a CDS encoding type I polyketide synthase: MTKHSRAAMLELVLAQTAEVLHALDPAAHPDPAARPPAGRPFLAVGLDSLGLVRLHRRLTAELGVELPVTIGFDHPTPGALAAHLLHLLHGTGTPEAPADLTTPPGPPGTGDEPVAILGIGCRYPGGVTSPEDLWHLLAHDTHTLSDFPADRGWDLDRLYDPDPDHAATGTSYVRHGGFLPDAADFDADFFGISPNEAHAMDPQQRLLLETCWEAVERAGIDPGRLHGTPAGVFIGVEPHEYGPRTHQAPDGADGHVLLGNLPSVVSGRVSYTLGLQGPALTVDTACSGSLTALHLAVRSLQRGECTLALAGGVTVISSPGTFTTFSRQRALAPDGRIKAFAAAADGTSFAEGAGVLVLARLSDALREGHPVLAVVRGTAVNQDGASNGLAAPSGLAQQRVIRQALADAALTPADVDAVEAHGTGTTLGDPVEGRALIAAYGHGHSPENPLWLGSVKSNIGHTGAAAGAAGIIKMVLAMRHRTLPRTLHVDEPTPHVDWSAGTVRLLTEPVPWETGDRPRRAGISSFGVSGTNAHVIIEEPPARAPLPDPAPQGPGADRPVPVVLSARDPGALADQARRLLTVAPHTTPLDLAYSAATTRAALSERTTVVAADRTELIRALTALATGTETPAATRGTTLATGSTAFLFTGQGSQRPGMGRELVRAFPVFAHALQEAADHLDLHLEEPLGRVLFAEPGTPHAELLHETQYAQAALFALETALFRLLTSWGITPDLLAGHSVGEIAAAHAAGVLTLADAALLVGARGTLMHELPPGGAMIAVQATEDEITPLLTEQVNLAAVNGPTSLVLSGDTDAVTATAARLAAKGRKTRRLSVSHAFHSSLMNPMLDAFRSTARSLTYTTPLIPVVSTLTGEPVTAFDADHWVQHITRPVRFADAMRRLEAHGATTYLELGPDAVLSAAGRDCLTHDHTGIAFAPLLREGHSEERQTVTALGLAHAHGTTVDWERFFAGRGAHRTELPTYPFQRKRYWLDAEPAPDTLRHPLLNTAVHLAGSATLVLTGRLSTRTHPWLADHVIDGTVLLPGTALVELAHRAGDETGCPTLEELTLHSPLPLTAGDSTDIQVTVGPPDASGRRPLDIHSRPAGAEDDWNRHATGTLTPTTTPTPAPDPDAPWPPPGAEPVDLDDLYTRQAAQGYAYGPAFRRVSAAWRRGDEVFAEVTADGPEAEHFGLHPALLDAALHAVPTEADDGQLRLPFAWQGVHLHTPGATAVRAHITPAGPDTLSIRLTDTTGTPVATVHSLVQRPLPRTGPTTGQRRGTLLHLTRTEIQPPPRPDTTADTFRLAHLPAHFPGPPADAARAATLHVLELIQHALRDDTPLAVVTRGPAADLTLAPTHALIRAAQAEHPGRIALLDTDRELPEPALRTALATGEPHLILRDGTLHAPRLAPIPAPAPDRPAPAPFSPHGTVLITGGTGGLGGLVARHLVTRHHITHLQLTGRRGPHTPGAAELAAELAALGATVSVTACDAADRTALAALLDTIPAGHPLTAVIHTAGTVDDGLTKTLTPQQVHTVFHGKADGAWHLHELTRHLPLSAFVLFSSAAGTLEAAGQGNYAAANAFLDALAEHRAAHQLPATSLAWNLWAGDAGMGTRLDELTLRRTARSGLPALTAEDNLALLDQALTTTHPTLVPLHIDAPALRARPQGIPPLLNGLVRPPTRRTTTTTAGGGTLAERIAGRPGAEQERIVLTLVRARIAGVLGHDTPAAVDPRRAFTELGFDSLAAVELRTQLASATGLRLTSTLVFDHPTPQALADHLLDTARGTTPTPTRVPAAGSRTGTDEPIAIVAMACRYPGGVTTPEELWRLVAEGTDAITPFPDNRGWPTGEIYHPEAGRHGKTSTREGGFLHDAAEFDPAFFGISPKEAQVMDPQQRILLELAWETLERGTIDPLSLKGSDTAVFTGVMYHDWAPRTADVPEDLAGFAGRGGMGSVASGRLSYTLGLEGPAVTVDTACSSSLVALHQAAQALRSGECTLALAGGVTVMATPETFIEMSLQRGLAPDGRCKAYGAGADGTGWAEGAGLLLLERLSDAHNAGHPVLAVIRGSAVNQDGASNGLTAPNGPAQQRVIQQALTLAGLTPADVDAVEGHGTGTTLGDPIEAQALMAAYGHHRPDHTPLWLGSVKSNLGHTQAAAGVAGIIKMVMAMRNATLPRTLHADTPSPHIDWTEGNVRLLTEARTWPPAERPRRAGVSSFGVSGTNAHVIIEEAPPTTPPPPPGPRPPALALTLSAHTPKALQAQAHRIATHLRTHPHTGELDTAATLARGRAALQHRAVVVDTDRPQLLTALDALATATPSPSVTTGEARGDGRAVFVFPGQGSQWPGMGIELLDHLPAFATRLTACAKALEPHVPWNLLDVLRGTPGAPPLDDVDVVQPALWAMMVSLAHAWRAAGVEPAAVVGHSQGEIAAACVAGALTLEQGARIVARRSRIIREDLAGHGAMLSVALPADHVQKHLDTAEGHLHLAAVNSPRSVVVCGTPHALDTLRTHLDTDGVRTRRIPVDYASHSPLVADTRDRLLAELAGLTPSTSTIPFYSTVTAGPLDTTGLDAEYWYTNLRHTVRFEETTRQLLADGYELFIETSPHPGLLVALGETAEPAGTPARLVGTLHRTAGGLRAFLTSLAQAWTHNASVDFTTHLTGTGARRTDLPTYPFQRSPYWLPAPPATADAKEIGQIATRHPLLGAAVPVAGAGGILLTGRLSATAQPWLADHTVDGTAILPGTGFVELAVRAGDEAGRGALQDLTLHTPLAIPARGGVAVQVHIAADLRTLTIHSRPDDAPADTPWTRHAEGTLADPGPEPAPTTTAWPPPGAQPVDLTGFYERLAADGLAYGPAFRGLRAAWRCDTDPDTVFAEITLPDPAAAQAPRFALHPALLDAALHTTALLDTTPGRTTLPFAWTGIDLHASGAGALRLRMTRTGDQQVALHLTDPQGRPVASITSLVLRPTTITTENSGRPPAADTHHDALFTLEWTPAAPQPGPLPATAVHHCAGGTTAAAVHTATAAALTRIQSWLHHSPTDTDADTLSIVTRGAVSVAGEDITDLAGAAVWGLARSAQTENPGRIVLIDLDPADPATEPDPALLAPALATGEPQIAIRAATPHRPRLSRTTGQQPGPPATPFGDRPGTVLITGGTGTLGGLVARHLTTTHGVRDLLLTSRSGPRAARVAALAAELAHHGATVEVLACDAADRPALAAALTGRTLTAVVHTAGVLDDATLTSLTPQRTAAVLRPKVDAAENLHHLTAGHPLTAFVLFSSAAGLTGGGGQGNYAAANTYLDALAAHRRAHGLPAQSLAWGMWEQSSGMTGTLSAADLSAQRRDGVLPLPTGRALALMDAAGALDLPLAAPILLDLTGLRRPDVPYLLRDLVRGPARRTAAGPAGGQPEPAESVRERLARLRPARREQTLLDLVRTHAASTLGYADAADVDPGQSFRDMGFDSLAAVRLRNSLGEAVGERLPATLVFDHPNALVLTRHLLEEMGIAGPDPDPEPAEPQAVVAGKDFEDRAAEIAGMSLADLLRAAGHPGEPG, translated from the coding sequence ATGACCAAGCACTCCAGGGCCGCGATGCTGGAACTGGTGCTGGCGCAGACCGCCGAGGTACTGCACGCCCTCGACCCCGCGGCCCACCCGGACCCGGCCGCCCGCCCGCCGGCCGGCCGGCCGTTCCTCGCCGTGGGCCTGGACTCGCTCGGCCTGGTCCGGCTGCACCGGCGCCTCACCGCCGAACTGGGCGTCGAACTGCCCGTCACCATCGGCTTCGACCACCCCACCCCCGGGGCCCTGGCCGCCCACCTGCTGCACCTGCTCCACGGCACCGGCACTCCCGAAGCCCCCGCGGACCTCACGACCCCGCCCGGCCCGCCCGGAACAGGGGACGAGCCGGTCGCCATCCTCGGCATCGGCTGCCGCTACCCCGGCGGAGTGACCTCGCCCGAAGACCTGTGGCACCTGCTGGCCCACGACACCCACACCCTGTCCGACTTCCCCGCCGACCGCGGCTGGGACCTCGACCGCCTCTACGACCCCGACCCCGACCACGCGGCCACCGGCACCAGCTACGTACGGCACGGCGGATTCCTCCCCGACGCCGCCGACTTCGACGCCGACTTCTTCGGCATCAGCCCCAACGAAGCCCACGCCATGGACCCCCAGCAGCGGCTGCTGCTGGAGACCTGCTGGGAGGCCGTCGAACGCGCCGGTATCGACCCCGGCCGCCTCCACGGCACCCCCGCGGGCGTGTTCATCGGCGTCGAACCGCACGAGTACGGGCCCCGCACCCACCAGGCCCCCGACGGCGCCGACGGGCACGTCCTGCTGGGCAACCTGCCCAGCGTCGTCTCCGGCCGCGTCTCCTACACCCTCGGCCTCCAGGGCCCCGCACTCACCGTCGACACCGCCTGCTCCGGCTCACTGACCGCACTCCACCTCGCGGTGCGGTCACTGCAGCGCGGGGAGTGCACCCTGGCGCTGGCCGGCGGGGTCACCGTCATCTCCAGCCCCGGAACGTTCACCACCTTCAGCCGGCAGCGCGCCCTCGCCCCCGACGGACGGATCAAGGCGTTCGCCGCCGCGGCCGACGGCACCAGCTTCGCCGAAGGAGCGGGCGTCCTCGTCCTGGCCCGCCTCTCGGACGCACTGCGCGAAGGACACCCGGTCCTGGCCGTGGTCCGCGGCACCGCCGTCAACCAGGACGGCGCCTCCAACGGCCTGGCCGCACCCAGCGGCCTCGCCCAGCAGCGCGTCATCCGCCAGGCGCTCGCCGACGCCGCCCTCACCCCCGCGGACGTCGACGCGGTCGAGGCCCACGGCACCGGCACCACCCTCGGCGACCCCGTCGAAGGCCGCGCCCTGATCGCCGCCTACGGCCACGGACACTCACCCGAAAACCCCCTGTGGCTGGGCTCGGTGAAGTCCAACATCGGCCACACCGGCGCCGCGGCAGGCGCCGCCGGCATCATCAAAATGGTGCTGGCCATGCGGCACCGCACCCTGCCCCGCACCCTCCACGTCGACGAACCGACCCCCCACGTCGACTGGTCCGCCGGCACCGTCCGGCTCCTCACCGAACCCGTCCCCTGGGAAACGGGGGACCGGCCGCGCCGCGCCGGGATCTCCTCCTTCGGCGTCAGCGGCACCAACGCCCACGTCATCATCGAGGAACCCCCCGCCCGGGCACCCCTGCCCGACCCCGCCCCCCAGGGCCCCGGGGCAGACCGGCCCGTGCCGGTCGTCCTGTCGGCCCGCGACCCCGGGGCCCTGGCCGACCAGGCCCGCCGGCTCCTGACCGTCGCACCCCACACCACCCCCCTGGACCTCGCGTACTCCGCCGCCACCACCCGCGCCGCACTCAGCGAACGCACCACCGTCGTCGCCGCCGACCGCACCGAACTCATCCGCGCCCTGACCGCCCTCGCCACCGGCACCGAAACCCCCGCGGCGACCAGGGGAACCACCCTGGCCACCGGCAGCACCGCGTTCCTCTTCACCGGCCAGGGCAGCCAGCGCCCCGGCATGGGCCGCGAACTCGTCCGCGCCTTCCCCGTCTTCGCCCACGCCCTCCAGGAAGCCGCCGACCACCTCGACCTCCACCTCGAAGAGCCCCTGGGCCGCGTCCTGTTCGCCGAACCCGGCACCCCGCACGCCGAACTCCTCCACGAAACCCAGTACGCGCAAGCCGCGCTCTTCGCCCTCGAAACCGCCCTGTTCCGGCTCCTCACCTCCTGGGGCATCACCCCCGACCTCCTGGCCGGACACTCCGTCGGCGAGATCGCCGCCGCCCACGCCGCGGGCGTCCTCACCCTGGCCGACGCGGCCCTGCTGGTCGGCGCACGCGGCACCCTCATGCACGAACTCCCCCCCGGCGGCGCGATGATCGCCGTACAGGCCACCGAGGACGAGATCACCCCACTCCTGACCGAACAGGTCAACCTCGCCGCCGTCAACGGCCCCACCTCCCTCGTGCTCTCCGGCGACACCGACGCCGTCACCGCCACCGCCGCCCGCCTCGCCGCCAAGGGCCGCAAGACCCGCCGGCTCAGCGTCTCGCACGCCTTCCACTCCTCCCTGATGAACCCCATGCTCGACGCCTTCCGCAGCACCGCCCGGAGCCTGACCTACACAACCCCGCTCATCCCCGTCGTCTCCACCCTCACCGGCGAACCCGTCACCGCATTCGACGCCGACCACTGGGTACAGCACATCACCCGTCCCGTACGGTTCGCCGACGCCATGCGCCGGCTGGAAGCCCACGGCGCCACCACCTACCTGGAACTGGGACCCGACGCCGTCCTGTCGGCCGCCGGCCGCGACTGCCTCACCCACGACCACACCGGTATCGCCTTCGCCCCCCTGCTGCGCGAGGGACACAGCGAGGAACGCCAGACCGTCACCGCCCTCGGCCTGGCCCACGCCCACGGCACCACCGTCGACTGGGAACGCTTCTTCGCCGGACGCGGAGCCCACCGCACCGAACTGCCCACCTACCCCTTCCAGCGCAAGCGGTACTGGCTCGACGCCGAACCCGCACCCGACACCCTCCGACACCCGCTCCTGAACACCGCCGTCCACCTCGCCGGCTCCGCCACCCTGGTCCTCACCGGCCGGCTGTCCACCCGCACCCACCCCTGGCTGGCCGACCACGTCATCGACGGCACCGTCCTCCTGCCCGGCACCGCACTCGTCGAACTCGCCCACCGCGCCGGCGACGAAACCGGCTGCCCCACCCTGGAAGAACTCACCCTGCACAGCCCGCTGCCCCTGACCGCCGGCGACAGCACCGACATCCAGGTCACCGTCGGCCCCCCCGACGCATCGGGCCGCCGCCCCCTCGACATCCACTCCCGCCCCGCCGGCGCCGAAGACGACTGGAACCGGCACGCCACCGGCACCCTCACCCCCACCACCACCCCCACCCCCGCACCGGACCCCGACGCCCCCTGGCCGCCCCCGGGCGCCGAACCCGTCGACCTCGACGACCTCTACACCCGCCAGGCCGCCCAGGGCTACGCCTACGGGCCCGCGTTCCGCCGGGTGAGCGCCGCCTGGCGCCGAGGCGACGAGGTCTTCGCCGAAGTCACCGCGGACGGCCCCGAAGCCGAACACTTCGGCCTGCACCCAGCCCTCCTCGACGCCGCCCTGCACGCCGTGCCCACCGAAGCGGACGACGGACAGCTACGGCTCCCCTTCGCCTGGCAGGGCGTCCACCTCCACACCCCCGGCGCCACCGCGGTCCGCGCCCATATCACCCCGGCCGGCCCCGACACCCTCTCGATCCGCCTGACCGACACCACGGGCACCCCCGTCGCCACCGTCCACTCCCTCGTCCAGCGGCCCCTCCCGCGCACCGGCCCGACCACCGGGCAGCGCCGCGGCACCCTGCTCCACCTCACCCGGACCGAGATCCAGCCCCCGCCCCGGCCGGACACCACCGCCGACACCTTCCGCCTGGCCCACCTACCCGCCCACTTCCCCGGCCCGCCCGCCGACGCCGCCCGCGCCGCGACCCTCCACGTACTGGAACTCATCCAGCACGCCCTGCGCGACGACACCCCCCTCGCCGTCGTCACCCGCGGCCCCGCCGCCGACCTCACCCTCGCCCCCACCCACGCACTCATCCGCGCCGCCCAGGCCGAACACCCCGGCCGCATCGCCCTCCTCGACACCGACCGCGAACTGCCCGAACCGGCCCTGCGCACCGCACTCGCGACCGGCGAACCACACCTGATCCTGCGCGACGGCACACTCCACGCCCCCCGCCTGGCCCCGATACCCGCCCCCGCCCCCGACCGGCCGGCCCCCGCCCCCTTCAGCCCCCACGGCACCGTACTGATCACCGGCGGCACCGGCGGACTCGGCGGCCTCGTCGCCCGCCACCTCGTCACCCGGCACCACATCACCCACCTCCAGCTCACCGGACGCCGCGGCCCCCACACCCCCGGCGCCGCCGAACTCGCCGCCGAACTCGCCGCCCTGGGCGCCACCGTCTCCGTGACCGCCTGCGACGCCGCCGACCGCACCGCCCTCGCCGCCCTCCTCGACACCATCCCCGCCGGCCACCCCCTGACCGCCGTCATCCACACCGCCGGCACCGTCGACGACGGCCTCACCAAAACCCTCACCCCCCAGCAGGTCCACACCGTCTTCCACGGCAAAGCCGACGGCGCCTGGCATCTGCACGAACTCACCCGCCACCTCCCGCTGTCGGCCTTCGTCCTCTTCTCCTCCGCCGCCGGAACCCTGGAAGCCGCCGGACAGGGCAACTACGCCGCCGCCAACGCCTTCCTCGACGCCCTCGCCGAACACCGCGCCGCCCACCAACTCCCCGCCACCTCCCTGGCCTGGAACCTGTGGGCCGGCGACGCCGGCATGGGCACCCGCCTCGACGAACTGACCCTGCGCCGCACCGCCCGCTCCGGACTGCCCGCCCTGACCGCCGAGGACAACCTCGCCCTCCTCGACCAAGCCCTCACCACCACCCACCCCACCCTCGTACCCCTCCACATCGACGCCCCCGCACTCCGCGCCCGCCCCCAGGGCATCCCCCCACTCCTCAACGGCCTGGTCCGCCCACCCACCCGCCGCACCACCACCACGACCGCCGGCGGCGGTACGCTGGCCGAACGCATCGCCGGCCGGCCCGGCGCCGAACAGGAACGCATCGTCCTCACCCTGGTACGCGCCCGCATCGCCGGCGTCCTCGGCCACGACACCCCCGCCGCCGTCGACCCCCGCCGCGCCTTCACCGAACTGGGCTTCGACTCCCTGGCCGCCGTCGAACTGCGCACCCAACTCGCCTCCGCGACCGGACTCCGCCTCACCTCCACCCTCGTCTTCGACCACCCCACCCCCCAAGCACTGGCCGACCACCTCCTCGACACCGCGAGAGGAACCACCCCCACCCCCACCCGCGTGCCCGCGGCCGGGTCCCGTACCGGCACCGACGAACCCATCGCCATCGTCGCCATGGCCTGCCGCTACCCCGGCGGCGTCACCACCCCCGAAGAACTGTGGCGCCTGGTCGCCGAAGGCACCGACGCCATCACCCCCTTCCCCGACAACCGGGGCTGGCCCACCGGCGAGATCTACCACCCCGAAGCCGGCCGCCACGGCAAAACCTCCACCCGCGAAGGCGGCTTCCTCCACGACGCCGCCGAATTCGACCCCGCCTTCTTCGGCATCAGCCCCAAAGAAGCCCAGGTCATGGACCCCCAACAGCGCATCCTCCTGGAACTCGCCTGGGAAACCCTCGAACGCGGCACCATCGACCCGCTCTCCCTCAAAGGCAGCGACACCGCCGTCTTCACCGGCGTCATGTACCACGACTGGGCCCCCCGCACCGCCGACGTCCCCGAAGACCTCGCCGGCTTCGCCGGCCGCGGCGGCATGGGCAGCGTCGCCTCCGGCCGCCTCTCCTACACCCTCGGACTCGAAGGCCCCGCCGTCACCGTCGACACCGCCTGCTCCTCCTCCCTGGTCGCCCTCCACCAGGCCGCACAGGCCCTGCGCTCGGGCGAATGCACCCTCGCCCTCGCCGGCGGCGTCACCGTCATGGCCACACCCGAGACGTTCATCGAGATGAGCCTCCAGCGCGGACTGGCCCCCGACGGCCGCTGCAAGGCCTACGGCGCCGGCGCGGACGGCACCGGCTGGGCCGAAGGCGCCGGACTGCTGCTGCTGGAACGCCTCTCCGACGCCCACAACGCCGGGCACCCCGTACTCGCCGTCATCCGCGGCTCGGCCGTCAACCAGGACGGCGCCTCCAACGGCCTCACCGCCCCCAACGGCCCCGCCCAGCAGCGCGTCATCCAACAGGCCCTGACCCTCGCCGGACTCACCCCCGCCGACGTCGACGCCGTCGAAGGCCACGGCACCGGCACCACCCTGGGCGACCCCATCGAAGCCCAGGCCCTGATGGCCGCCTACGGCCACCACCGCCCCGACCACACCCCCCTGTGGCTCGGATCCGTCAAATCCAACCTCGGACACACCCAGGCCGCCGCCGGCGTCGCCGGCATCATCAAAATGGTGATGGCCATGCGGAACGCGACCCTGCCCCGCACCCTGCACGCCGACACCCCCTCCCCGCACATCGACTGGACCGAAGGCAACGTCCGCCTCCTCACCGAAGCACGCACCTGGCCCCCCGCCGAACGCCCCCGCCGGGCCGGTGTCTCCTCCTTCGGCGTCAGCGGCACCAACGCCCACGTCATCATCGAAGAAGCACCCCCCACCACCCCTCCACCACCCCCGGGACCCCGCCCCCCCGCCCTCGCCCTCACCCTCTCCGCCCACACCCCCAAGGCCCTCCAAGCCCAGGCCCACCGGATCGCCACCCACCTGCGCACCCACCCCCACACCGGCGAACTCGACACCGCCGCCACCCTCGCCCGCGGCCGCGCCGCCCTCCAGCACCGCGCCGTCGTCGTCGACACCGACCGCCCCCAACTGCTCACCGCACTCGACGCACTCGCCACCGCAACCCCCTCGCCCTCCGTCACCACCGGCGAAGCACGAGGCGACGGCCGCGCCGTGTTCGTCTTCCCCGGACAGGGCTCCCAGTGGCCCGGCATGGGCATCGAACTCCTCGACCACCTCCCGGCCTTCGCCACCCGCCTCACCGCATGCGCGAAAGCCCTCGAACCCCATGTCCCCTGGAACCTCCTCGACGTCCTGCGCGGCACCCCCGGCGCCCCGCCCCTGGACGACGTCGACGTCGTCCAGCCCGCACTGTGGGCCATGATGGTCTCCCTGGCCCACGCCTGGCGCGCCGCCGGCGTCGAACCGGCCGCCGTCGTCGGCCACTCCCAGGGCGAGATCGCCGCCGCCTGCGTCGCCGGCGCACTCACCCTGGAACAAGGCGCCCGCATCGTCGCCCGCCGCAGCCGGATCATCCGCGAAGACCTCGCCGGCCACGGCGCCATGCTGTCCGTCGCACTCCCCGCCGACCACGTACAAAAACACCTCGACACCGCCGAAGGACACCTCCACCTCGCCGCCGTCAACAGCCCCCGCTCCGTCGTCGTCTGCGGCACCCCCCACGCCCTGGACACCCTGCGGACCCACCTCGACACCGACGGCGTCCGCACCCGCCGCATCCCCGTCGACTACGCCTCCCACTCACCCCTCGTCGCCGACACCCGCGACCGGCTCCTGGCCGAACTGGCCGGCCTGACACCGAGCACCTCCACCATCCCCTTCTACTCCACCGTCACCGCCGGCCCGCTGGACACCACCGGCCTCGACGCCGAGTACTGGTACACCAACCTGCGCCACACCGTCCGCTTCGAGGAAACCACCCGGCAACTCCTCGCCGACGGCTACGAACTCTTCATCGAAACCAGCCCCCACCCCGGCCTCCTCGTCGCCCTCGGCGAGACCGCCGAACCGGCCGGCACCCCCGCCCGCCTCGTCGGCACACTGCACCGCACCGCGGGCGGGCTCCGCGCCTTCCTCACCTCACTCGCCCAGGCCTGGACCCACAACGCGAGCGTCGACTTCACCACCCACCTCACCGGCACCGGCGCCCGCCGTACCGACCTGCCGACCTACCCCTTCCAGCGCAGCCCCTACTGGCTGCCCGCGCCCCCGGCCACCGCAGACGCCAAGGAGATCGGCCAGATCGCCACCCGCCATCCGCTGCTGGGCGCCGCCGTCCCCGTCGCCGGCGCCGGCGGAATCCTGCTCACCGGCCGCCTCTCGGCCACCGCCCAGCCCTGGCTCGCCGACCACACCGTCGACGGCACCGCCATCCTCCCCGGCACCGGCTTCGTCGAACTCGCCGTCCGGGCCGGCGACGAAGCCGGCCGCGGCGCCCTCCAGGACCTGACCCTGCACACCCCCCTGGCCATCCCGGCCCGCGGCGGCGTCGCCGTCCAGGTCCACATCGCCGCCGACCTGCGCACCCTCACCATCCACTCCCGGCCCGACGACGCCCCCGCCGACACCCCCTGGACCCGGCACGCCGAAGGCACCCTCGCCGACCCCGGACCCGAACCCGCCCCCACCACCACCGCCTGGCCCCCGCCCGGCGCACAACCGGTCGACCTCACCGGCTTCTACGAACGCCTCGCCGCCGACGGCCTGGCCTACGGCCCCGCCTTCCGCGGACTGCGCGCGGCCTGGCGCTGCGACACCGACCCCGACACCGTCTTCGCCGAGATCACCCTCCCCGACCCCGCCGCCGCCCAGGCCCCGCGGTTCGCACTGCACCCGGCCCTCCTCGACGCGGCACTGCACACCACCGCACTCCTCGACACCACCCCGGGCCGCACCACCCTCCCCTTCGCCTGGACCGGCATCGACCTGCACGCCTCCGGCGCCGGCGCCCTGCGACTGCGGATGACCCGCACCGGCGACCAGCAGGTCGCCCTCCACCTCACCGACCCCCAGGGCCGCCCCGTCGCCTCCATCACCTCACTCGTCCTGCGCCCCACCACCATCACCACCGAAAACTCCGGCCGCCCGCCCGCCGCCGACACCCACCACGACGCCCTGTTCACCCTCGAATGGACCCCCGCCGCCCCCCAACCCGGCCCCCTACCCGCTACCGCCGTCCACCACTGCGCCGGCGGTACGACCGCGGCCGCGGTCCACACCGCCACCGCCGCCGCCCTCACCCGCATCCAGTCCTGGCTCCACCACAGCCCGACCGACACCGACGCCGACACCCTCAGCATCGTCACCCGGGGCGCCGTGTCCGTGGCCGGCGAAGACATCACCGACCTCGCCGGAGCCGCCGTCTGGGGACTGGCCCGCAGCGCCCAGACGGAGAACCCCGGCCGGATCGTCCTCATCGACCTCGACCCCGCGGACCCCGCAACCGAACCCGATCCGGCGCTCCTCGCCCCGGCCCTGGCCACCGGCGAACCCCAGATCGCGATCCGCGCCGCAACCCCCCACCGCCCGCGCCTCTCCCGCACCACGGGCCAACAGCCCGGCCCGCCCGCCACCCCCTTCGGCGACCGGCCCGGCACCGTACTGATCACCGGCGGCACCGGCACCCTCGGCGGACTCGTCGCCCGGCATCTGACCACCACCCACGGCGTGCGGGACCTGCTGCTCACCAGCCGCAGCGGCCCCCGGGCCGCCCGCGTGGCCGCCCTCGCCGCCGAACTGGCCCACCACGGCGCCACCGTCGAGGTGCTGGCCTGCGACGCCGCCGACCGCCCCGCCCTCGCCGCCGCCCTGACCGGCCGCACCCTCACCGCGGTCGTCCACACCGCGGGCGTACTCGACGACGCCACCCTCACCTCCCTGACACCCCAGCGCACAGCCGCCGTGCTGCGGCCCAAAGTCGACGCCGCGGAGAACCTGCACCACCTCACCGCCGGCCACCCGCTGACCGCGTTCGTCCTCTTCTCCTCCGCCGCCGGCCTCACCGGCGGCGGCGGCCAGGGCAACTACGCCGCCGCGAACACCTACCTCGACGCCCTGGCCGCACACCGCCGCGCCCACGGGCTCCCCGCACAGTCACTGGCCTGGGGCATGTGGGAACAGAGCAGCGGCATGACCGGCACGCTGAGCGCCGCCGACCTGTCCGCCCAGCGCCGCGACGGCGTACTGCCCCTGCCCACCGGCCGGGCCCTGGCACTGATGGACGCCGCCGGCGCGCTCGACCTGCCGCTCGCGGCACCGATCCTGCTCGACCTCACCGGACTGCGCCGGCCCGACGTGCCCTACCTGCTGCGCGACCTGGTACGCGGCCCGGCCCGCCGCACCGCCGCCGGCCCCGCCGGCGGGCAGCCGGAGCCCGCCGAGAGCGTCCGTGAACGACTGGCCCGCCTCAGGCCGGCCCGCCGCGAACAGACCCTGCTGGACCTGGTCCGCACCCACGCGGCCTCCACCCTCGGCTACGCCGACGCGGCGGACGTCGACCCCGGACAGTCCTTCCGCGACATGGGCTTCGACTCCCTGGCCGCCGTCCGGCTCCGCAACAGCCTCGGCGAGGCCGTCGGCGAACGCCTCCCCGCCACCCTGGTCTTCGACCATCCCAACGCGCTCGTCCTCACCCGGCATCTGCTGGAGGAGATGGGGATCGCCGGACCGGACCCGGACCCGGAACCCGCGGAACCCCAGGCCGTCGTCGCCGGGAAGGACTTCGAGGACCGGGCGGCGGAGATCGCCGGAATGAGCCTGGCCGACCTGCTGCGGGCCGCCGGGCACCCCGGCGAACCGGGCTGA